The stretch of DNA GTGAGACTTTCACAAAAAGTCCACGCGGCTTTGGAATAATTATCTAACTAATCTGCAAATTGTTTAAGCAGTTTTTGTTTTGTTTTCCATAGCTTTAGAGAAAGGTCAACGTAGTATTTGTGTGGATTTTCGAATCTTAACACTTCATCCCATAATGTTTTTAGTTCTTCTTGACAATAGCTTTTTATTTCTCCTACGCTTGGGTAGTTATATGTGGCACTTCCATTTTCAATTACCTTTATTAGAAGCTTCCTTGCCCTGAAGTTCTCTATGGTTTTTGTTTTCCATGTAAAAATAGGGTCAAATAATTTTAATGGTTTTGACTCATCTATCTCTTCGTTTGCAAATGTTATTAAATCAGCAATTGCTTTATTGGTCTTATTATCGTATAGTCTATAAATTTGCTTAAATCCAGGATTAGTTATCTTTTCTGGATTCTCACTTATTTTAATTTTGGGGATTATTTTATTTTCTTCTTCAATTGCAACTAATTTATAAACACCTCCGAAAACTGGTTCGGATTTTGCAGTAATAAGCCTTTCCCCAACACCAAAGCTGTCAATTTTGGCACCCTGCTGAAGAACATCTCTAATTATAAATTCATCAAGTGAGTTTGATGCAACTATATTGCAATCTGTAAAACCAGCCTCATCAAGCATTTCACGTGCCTTCTGAGATAAATATTTGATATCTCCGCTGTCTATCCTTATACCCTTAGGTCTATAACCCTTAGGTAGCAATTCCTCTTTAAATACTTTAATAGCATTTGGAACGCCAGATTTTAATACATTGTATGTGTCTACGAGAAGTAGACAATTATCCGGATAAGTTCTAGCCCAAGCCCTAAATGCTTCCAATTCATTATCGAACATTTGAATCCAGCTATGAGCCATTGTTCCAACTGCAGGTATTCCAAACATCTTTTCTGCGATAGTATTAGCTGTAGCAGCACAACCTCCGATATACGCTGCTCTTGCACCTAATATGGCTCCGTCATAACCTTGAGCTCTTCTCGAACCAAACTCAAAAACCGGCTTACCCTGAGCTGCCCTTACAATTCTATTAGCCTTTGTTGCAATAAGGCTCTGGTGATTTATGGTTAATAAAACCATAGTTTCGATAAACTGTGCTTGAATAATAGGACCTCTTACAACAAGCAGTGGCTCATATGGGAAGACAGGAGTTCCCTCCGGTATTGCCCAAACATCGCATGTGAATTTAAAGTTTTTTAAATACATTAGGAATTCTTCATCAAATATTTTTTTGTTTCTCAAAAAATCTATATCTTCATCAGTAAATTTTAATCCTTTTATATATTCTATAAGCTGCTCTAAACCAGCTACGATGCTGAATCCTCCTCCATCAGGAACATTTCTGAAAAACATATCGAAATAAGCTATTTTATCTCCTATACCATTTTTCAAGTATCCATTTGCCATTGTCAATTCATAAAAATCAACAAGTAAAGTCAGGTTTCTATCGTCCTTCCAGTTAAACATGGTTAAACTCCTTTCAAAATAGCAAAATAACATATATAATAATCATTATAAATCTTTTAGTATTATATCATAACAAAATTATTTTTAACAGAAAATAATAAAAGAAAGGAGAATAATATGACATCTATTAAGGATGCAAGAAGAAGGCTACCTCAGGAATTAATCGACAGTTTATATGATACATTTACAGAACCTATTGTTGATAAGATATTATACGGATATTGTGATGAAAAATATACTACATTAAGGGTAAACACGTTAAAATACGACATACATAGTCTCATGAATTATTTTAAACAAATCAATATTAAATTTGAAAGAGTTAGTTGGTATAATGACGCTTTGATTTTGAAAAATGCAAAGGAGAAGGACATTCAAAAGCTTGATATATATAAAAATGGATATATATATCTTCAAAATCTTTCAAGCATGATACCACCAATTGTATTGGAGCCTAAAGAAGGAGAAAAGGTTCTTGATGTGGCGGCTGCACCTGGCAGCAAAACTACTCAGATAGCTTCAATGATGAAAAATACAGGATATATCCTTGCAAACGAAGTAGACCACATTAGAGCTGAAAGACTTAGGCATAATATACAGTTGCAGGGTGCTAACATAATAGAAGTAAGAGAAAGTAGGGGGGAGATACTCGGCGACGAAATAAAGGACTATTTTGACAAGGTTTTGCTTGACGTTCCCTGCAGTGGAGAAGGAATAATAACAATCGACAATCCAAAATCCATCAGGGGTTGGAGTTTAAAGGAAGTTGAAAAATTATCAAAGCTTCAGAAAAAATTGTTTGAAAGTGCATATAAAGCACTAAAGCCTAATGGAATAATGGTTTATTCCACCTGCACACTAAATAAAAAAGAAAATGAATTAGTTATTGATTGGGCGATAAACAATTTTAAAATAAAAATACTGGATTTAAATTTAAAATCAAATAGCTTTATTAACGCTTTTTCGGATGGATTACATAAAGATATTAAAAAAGCAATAAGAGTTTTACCTTCGAAGGAGTATGAAGGATTTTTTGTTTGCAAAATACAAAAATTAGCCCCTTGAATCTCAAGGGGCTAATTAATTATATTCTAAACTTTTTTATCTGTTCAGTTAAACTATTTGCAATTTCTTCAAGCCTAATTGCAGAATCATTTAGAGTTCTAATTGTATTGTTTTGATTTGCAATTGAAGTTGAAATATCTTCTGTATTCTTTACAGCTTCTTCTACGGAATGGTTGATTGTTGTTATAACTGCGGACATTTCTTCTGCTGAAGCTGACTGTTCCTGAGCTGCTGCTGCAACTTCTTCAATATGCTTGTCTAGATTCTTTATAGAATTAAGGATAGAGTTAAGTGAATCCTTTATCTTATACGCATTTTGTGTTCCAACGTCAACAAGCTGTATTTCCTTTTCAGTAGTATTAACTGCCGCTATAATCTTTCCTTGAATGTTTTGAATCAAGCTTTCAATATTTTTTGCAGCAATGCTGCTTTCTTCTGCTAATTTTCTAACCTCATCTGCAACAACCGCAAAACCTCTTCCTGCTTCTCCAGCCCTTGCTGCTTCAATTGCCGCATTTAATGCAAGCAAGTTCGTTTGTGAAGAAATTGAAGTTATTGTCTTTACTATTGTGTCTATTTCCTTTGAAGCATCCAATAGTTCGTTTACTACATTGTTAACTTCAGCTGCAGAGTATTTAATTTCCTCTATTGATGAAGCAGCAACATTGACTGATTCGCCGCCTGCCACAGCAACATTAACTGCATCTTCGCTGAACTCCTTAACCCTTGAAGCTGAATCTGCAACAATCTGTGCGTTAGAAGCCATTTCCTCTATACCAGCGTTTGCTTCTTCTAAACTTGCTGCATTGTTTTGAGTGTTATCTGAAATCGATTGGGTCGCTTCTGTTATTTTTTCGATTGCATTAACAGTATCTATTGAAATACCTTTTATATTTTTAGCAGAATGCAAAAGTTCTTCTGTATATTCGATAATATTCTTAATCATCGACCTTTGACCTTCAATCATGTTCTTAAAGCTTTGTTGAATTTGTCCTATTTCGTCTTTTTCTGTAATATTTATGTCTACGCCAAAATCTCCTTCTTCAGCTCTTTTCATAAGCTTTGTAATTGCAAGCAGTGGTTTTGTAATTCTATTTGAAATGTAGAATCCGATTAACGCAGTGACTAAGGCAACAAATATCATATAAATAATCGAAATTTTTAAGTTTCTATTAAATGCAGCCTGATATTCTGATTGAGGAATAGTAGCCATAGCAATCCATCCAGAAAGCTTAGAAGGGGTATAACCCATTATTTTATCTTCGTTATTAAGCGTATATTTTTTACTACCGTTTTTCTCGGCAACTACTTGCTTTCCAAAATCATATTTTTCTGCAATGTTTACTAAAAGCATTTCTTTATTTGGATGAGCAATAATTGTTCCATTTGCTAGAGATAGTGCTGCATAGCCCTTCTCACCGACTTTTGTTTGTGTAATTTTATCAACAAGCGTCGTTAATTTTATGTCTCCACCAATTACCGCTTCTTTGCCATTGCTTAACTTAACTTGTTTTACAACTGTTACCACCCATGTTCCATCTGTTGCATCCTGATATGGGTCTGTAACTATTATTTTACCAGGTGAAGCAACTGCTGCTTGATACCATGGCCTTAAGGTAGGATTGTAATCTTTAGGAAGTTGGACCTTGGGGTAAATAAACATTTGGCCATCTGAAGTTCCAAGATACATATACATTAAGTTAGAATCACTATCAACCAAAGTTCCCATGTTATTGTATAGAACATCAACATTTAAGTTTAAAACATCCGTTTTTTTAGAAACTGAGTCTATTTCATCAAATATTTTCTGCATAAAAGAATCAACATATGCAGCTTTTTCATCAGCTGTTTGTTTAGTTAATTGATAAACTTTCTCTTCAACCAATTTGTTGCTCTGAAATAGATTCATGCTCGATAGTAAAACTGCAGGAATAACAGAAATTAAAATCATAATTATAGTCAGTTTTACTTTTAAACTTTTGTTCATAAAAACACCCCTCAGTAATTTTTTGGCAAATTATTAATAATATTATATTTAAAATATCGACTAAATACAACAAATATTTACAATTATTTATTTTAAATTTTCATAACAAATTATTTTTTCTAGTTCTTCTTCAAATATAGTTTCTTTTTCTATTAAAACCAAAGCTATTTTTTCAAGAAGATTAAAATTGTTCTGTAAAATATTTACCACTTCGCTATATGCATTATTTATTATTTCCCTACAATGTTTGATAATAGTAGTAGATTCGATAAGGTTATGGCTTTCCATAAGTGTATAACTTAATAAGCCAATTTCTTCAATCATACCAAATTCTTTAGCCATACTAATAAGAGTATTGGTTGCATGCTGCAAATCACTATAGGCACCTGTGGTTATATTATCTTTACCAAATATAATCTCTTCTGCCGCACGGCCACCAAGTGCAATTTTTATATTGTTCAATAAATCCTTTTTAGTCTTAAACATTTTATCTTGGGGAATATTTAGTGTATATCCTCCAGCTCCTTTAGTGCTTGGTATAATTGTAATTTTCTTTACGCTGTTTTCTGGAGCGATGATTTTACTTATTAGAGCATGTCCTGCCTCATGAAATGCCGTTATTTTCTTATCCAGCTCTGATATATGACTTCTTTCTTTTTTTTCAAATCCGGCTACAACAATATTAAAAGCCTTGTCTATATGCTCAAATGTTATAAAATCAGCATTATCCTTTGCAGCAAGTATAGCAGCTTCATTCATCAAATTTTCCAGTTTAGCACCTGAAAAATAAGGAGTCATCTGTGCAACTTTAAAAAGGTCAACATCTTTAGCAACTGGTCTTTTGTGTG from Caloramator mitchellensis encodes:
- a CDS encoding nicotinate phosphoribosyltransferase, translated to MFNWKDDRNLTLLVDFYELTMANGYLKNGIGDKIAYFDMFFRNVPDGGGFSIVAGLEQLIEYIKGLKFTDEDIDFLRNKKIFDEEFLMYLKNFKFTCDVWAIPEGTPVFPYEPLLVVRGPIIQAQFIETMVLLTINHQSLIATKANRIVRAAQGKPVFEFGSRRAQGYDGAILGARAAYIGGCAATANTIAEKMFGIPAVGTMAHSWIQMFDNELEAFRAWARTYPDNCLLLVDTYNVLKSGVPNAIKVFKEELLPKGYRPKGIRIDSGDIKYLSQKAREMLDEAGFTDCNIVASNSLDEFIIRDVLQQGAKIDSFGVGERLITAKSEPVFGGVYKLVAIEEENKIIPKIKISENPEKITNPGFKQIYRLYDNKTNKAIADLITFANEEIDESKPLKLFDPIFTWKTKTIENFRARKLLIKVIENGSATYNYPSVGEIKSYCQEELKTLWDEVLRFENPHKYYVDLSLKLWKTKQKLLKQFAD
- a CDS encoding RsmB/NOP family class I SAM-dependent RNA methyltransferase, giving the protein MTSIKDARRRLPQELIDSLYDTFTEPIVDKILYGYCDEKYTTLRVNTLKYDIHSLMNYFKQINIKFERVSWYNDALILKNAKEKDIQKLDIYKNGYIYLQNLSSMIPPIVLEPKEGEKVLDVAAAPGSKTTQIASMMKNTGYILANEVDHIRAERLRHNIQLQGANIIEVRESRGEILGDEIKDYFDKVLLDVPCSGEGIITIDNPKSIRGWSLKEVEKLSKLQKKLFESAYKALKPNGIMVYSTCTLNKKENELVIDWAINNFKIKILDLNLKSNSFINAFSDGLHKDIKKAIRVLPSKEYEGFFVCKIQKLAP
- a CDS encoding methyl-accepting chemotaxis protein, which produces MNKSLKVKLTIIMILISVIPAVLLSSMNLFQSNKLVEEKVYQLTKQTADEKAAYVDSFMQKIFDEIDSVSKKTDVLNLNVDVLYNNMGTLVDSDSNLMYMYLGTSDGQMFIYPKVQLPKDYNPTLRPWYQAAVASPGKIIVTDPYQDATDGTWVVTVVKQVKLSNGKEAVIGGDIKLTTLVDKITQTKVGEKGYAALSLANGTIIAHPNKEMLLVNIAEKYDFGKQVVAEKNGSKKYTLNNEDKIMGYTPSKLSGWIAMATIPQSEYQAAFNRNLKISIIYMIFVALVTALIGFYISNRITKPLLAITKLMKRAEEGDFGVDINITEKDEIGQIQQSFKNMIEGQRSMIKNIIEYTEELLHSAKNIKGISIDTVNAIEKITEATQSISDNTQNNAASLEEANAGIEEMASNAQIVADSASRVKEFSEDAVNVAVAGGESVNVAASSIEEIKYSAAEVNNVVNELLDASKEIDTIVKTITSISSQTNLLALNAAIEAARAGEAGRGFAVVADEVRKLAEESSIAAKNIESLIQNIQGKIIAAVNTTEKEIQLVDVGTQNAYKIKDSLNSILNSIKNLDKHIEEVAAAAQEQSASAEEMSAVITTINHSVEEAVKNTEDISTSIANQNNTIRTLNDSAIRLEEIANSLTEQIKKFRI